The following are encoded together in the Kribbella sp. CA-293567 genome:
- a CDS encoding NAD(P) transhydrogenase subunit alpha, whose protein sequence is MTETIALLTIFVLAAFVGVEVISKVSSTLHTPLMSGANAIHGVILVGAIIVTGQAESTGVVIVGLLAVVLATVNMVGGFVVTDRMLQMFRGPAARKKELHK, encoded by the coding sequence ATGACCGAGACCATCGCTTTGCTGACGATCTTCGTGCTCGCGGCGTTCGTCGGCGTCGAGGTGATCAGCAAGGTCTCCTCGACCCTGCACACCCCGTTGATGTCGGGCGCGAACGCGATCCACGGCGTCATCCTGGTCGGCGCCATCATCGTCACCGGCCAGGCCGAGTCCACCGGCGTGGTGATCGTCGGGTTGCTGGCCGTCGTACTGGCGACGGTGAACATGGTCGGCGGATTCGTCGTCACCGACCGGATGCTGCAGATGTTCCGCGGTCCGGCGGCGCGCAAGAAGGAGCTGCACAAGTGA
- a CDS encoding sensor histidine kinase gives MQRLKRWYAWFVRRAPRFRDLMFVGISLLTIVAQASSGQSGWQPSNWLVVGLGTVASLALWWRRRFPVVVTVIAVVALGVATVSAPVGLALLTLAIRRRDLVLGALTFAAYVAYVVSSLPADNDPTVPLLTGPFALGIWVAIGAYIGARRDLMASLRDRAERAESERELRADQARLGERARIAQEMHDVLAHKVSLIALHAGGLEVNPGVGPEKVESSAGLIRETARQAMEDLREVLGVLRTDLSQTGADLAPIPRAADLARLVEASRAAGVQVTSSLTLPDDVPALVGRTVYRVVQEGLTNVHKHARGVSTEVLVDGAPGTGVTVRVTNVRPVAADSLLPGSGAGLVGLRERVTLSGGRLEAGPTQGGGWQVEAWLPY, from the coding sequence ATGCAACGGCTGAAGCGCTGGTACGCCTGGTTCGTCCGGCGTGCCCCGCGCTTCCGTGACCTGATGTTCGTCGGGATCAGCCTGCTGACGATCGTCGCCCAGGCCTCCTCCGGCCAGTCGGGCTGGCAGCCCAGCAACTGGCTGGTGGTCGGCCTCGGCACCGTCGCCTCGCTGGCGCTGTGGTGGCGCCGGAGGTTCCCGGTCGTGGTCACGGTGATCGCCGTGGTCGCGCTCGGCGTCGCCACCGTCAGCGCGCCGGTCGGCCTGGCGTTGCTGACGCTGGCGATCCGGCGGCGCGACCTGGTGCTGGGGGCCCTGACCTTCGCGGCGTATGTCGCGTACGTCGTCTCGAGCCTGCCGGCCGACAACGATCCCACCGTCCCGCTCCTCACCGGGCCGTTCGCGCTAGGTATCTGGGTGGCGATCGGTGCCTACATCGGCGCCCGGCGCGACCTGATGGCGTCGCTGCGGGACCGGGCCGAGCGGGCCGAGTCGGAGCGCGAACTGCGCGCCGACCAGGCCCGGCTGGGTGAACGGGCCCGGATCGCCCAGGAGATGCACGACGTGCTGGCGCACAAGGTGTCGCTGATCGCGCTGCACGCCGGCGGGCTCGAGGTGAACCCGGGGGTCGGCCCCGAGAAGGTGGAGAGCTCGGCCGGCCTGATCCGCGAGACCGCCCGGCAGGCGATGGAGGATCTCCGCGAGGTTCTCGGCGTACTGCGAACCGACCTGAGCCAGACCGGCGCCGACCTGGCGCCGATACCACGCGCCGCCGACCTGGCCAGGCTGGTCGAGGCGTCGCGCGCGGCCGGCGTACAGGTGACGAGCTCGCTGACGCTGCCGGACGACGTACCGGCTCTGGTCGGGCGGACGGTCTATCGGGTCGTGCAGGAGGGTCTGACCAATGTGCACAAGCACGCGCGGGGTGTCTCCACCGAAGTACTGGTGGACGGCGCGCCCGGGACCGGCGTGACCGTGCGGGTGACCAACGTGCGGCCGGTGGCGGCTGATTCACTGTTGCCGGGCTCGGGTGCGGGGCTGGTCGGGCTGCGCGAGCGCGTGACGCTGTCCGGCGGGCGGCTGGAAGCCGGGCCGACCCAGGGTGGCGGGTGGCAGGTCGAGGCCTGGTTGCCCTACTGA
- a CDS encoding NAD(P)(+) transhydrogenase (Re/Si-specific) subunit beta — protein sequence MIATWAQIGYLISAVCFIVALKALSSPKSARTGNLIGAAGATLAVIITFAAYKPDHLAAILVALVIGTVAGVVGSRRVQMTHMPQLVALFNGVGGGAAALVALMELGEVHDGETIAAIATAFTVLVGAISFSGSIVTFAKLQELMTSRPVTFPGLPVLFVAGILGGLALSVWLVSDPRVWVGVLLCLVGLALGVMLVLPVGGADVPIVISLLNAFTGLTVAAGGYVLGNTMLLVAGTLVGAAGTLLTKMMADAMGRSVFNILFGAVKGGSTLGGGTASERPVISGTPTDVAILLGYAQRVVIVPGYGLAVAQAQHTLRDLVEELQGRGVKVDYAIHPVAGRMPGHMNVLLAEASVPYDQLREMEEINGDFKSTDVVLVVGANDVVNPAARTTPSAPIYGMPILNADEAQRVIFLKRSMRPGFAGIENELLYDPKTTLLFGDARESLTKLLAAVKTV from the coding sequence GTGATCGCCACCTGGGCCCAGATCGGCTACCTGATCTCGGCGGTCTGCTTCATCGTCGCGCTGAAGGCCCTGTCGTCGCCGAAGTCGGCACGCACCGGCAACCTGATCGGCGCGGCCGGCGCCACGCTCGCGGTGATCATCACCTTCGCCGCCTACAAGCCGGACCACCTGGCCGCGATCCTGGTCGCGCTGGTGATCGGCACGGTCGCCGGGGTGGTCGGCTCCCGCCGGGTGCAGATGACGCACATGCCGCAACTGGTGGCGCTGTTCAACGGCGTCGGGGGTGGCGCGGCCGCCCTGGTCGCGCTGATGGAGCTCGGCGAGGTGCACGACGGCGAGACGATCGCCGCGATCGCGACCGCCTTCACCGTCCTGGTCGGCGCGATCAGCTTCTCCGGTTCGATCGTGACGTTCGCCAAGCTGCAGGAGCTGATGACGAGCCGGCCGGTGACCTTCCCGGGCCTGCCGGTGCTGTTCGTGGCCGGCATCCTCGGTGGGCTCGCGCTGTCGGTCTGGCTGGTGTCGGACCCGCGCGTCTGGGTCGGCGTACTGCTCTGCCTGGTCGGCCTCGCGCTCGGCGTCATGCTGGTGCTGCCGGTGGGCGGTGCCGACGTACCGATCGTCATCTCGCTGCTGAACGCGTTCACCGGACTGACCGTGGCCGCCGGTGGTTACGTCCTCGGCAACACGATGCTGCTGGTCGCCGGAACGCTGGTCGGCGCGGCCGGCACGCTGCTGACCAAGATGATGGCCGACGCGATGGGCCGCTCGGTCTTCAACATCCTGTTCGGCGCGGTCAAGGGTGGCTCCACCCTCGGCGGCGGTACGGCGTCCGAGCGGCCGGTCATCTCCGGTACGCCGACCGACGTCGCGATCCTGCTCGGCTACGCCCAGCGGGTCGTCATCGTCCCCGGCTACGGTCTCGCCGTCGCCCAGGCCCAGCACACCCTGCGCGACCTGGTCGAGGAACTGCAGGGCCGCGGCGTCAAGGTCGACTACGCGATCCATCCGGTGGCCGGCCGGATGCCCGGCCACATGAACGTCCTGCTCGCCGAGGCCTCGGTCCCCTACGACCAGCTGCGCGAGATGGAAGAGATCAACGGCGACTTCAAGTCCACCGACGTGGTCCTGGTCGTCGGCGCCAACGACGTCGTCAACCCGGCCGCCCGCACCACGCCGAGCGCGCCGATCTACGGCATGCCGATCCTGAACGCCGACGAGGCGCAACGCGTCATCTTCCTGAAGCGCTCCATGCGGCCGGGCTTCGCCGGCATCGAGAACGAACTGCTCTACGACCCGAAGACCACCCTGCTCTTCGGCGACGCCCGCGAGTCCCTCACCAAACTGCTCGCCGCCGTCAAGACCGTCTGA
- a CDS encoding ABC transporter permease, with the protein MAVSEITSPVVAAAPGKHRAAVATSLPPARGQSFLKLVTIELRKSVNTRSGRFLILGILALALAALTWQLTHMEDGKQAFESYLGAAATGVLLLLPVIGVMAMTSEWTQRTALTTFTLSPRRIRVQLAKFASAIVLSVVVLSATVVLSLAGTALGGSLSGDGASYAGIGGSLAGAYLTTALNVVMGAAFGAVIAQTAVAILVFFVAPTAWSLAGPALFKSNADYLDVFGAFGRISERELNGMVPQTLTALAIWIVLPTIVGLWASSRREVK; encoded by the coding sequence ATGGCTGTTTCCGAAATCACTTCTCCGGTCGTCGCGGCGGCTCCGGGCAAGCACCGCGCGGCGGTCGCCACCTCGCTGCCGCCCGCCCGCGGCCAGTCGTTCCTCAAGCTCGTCACGATCGAACTGCGCAAGTCCGTGAACACCCGCAGTGGCCGGTTCCTGATCCTGGGCATCCTGGCCTTGGCGCTGGCCGCGCTGACCTGGCAGCTCACCCACATGGAAGACGGCAAACAGGCGTTCGAGAGCTATCTCGGCGCCGCCGCGACCGGTGTCCTGCTGCTGCTGCCCGTGATCGGCGTGATGGCGATGACGAGTGAGTGGACCCAGCGCACCGCGCTGACCACGTTCACGTTGTCGCCGCGCCGGATCCGGGTGCAGCTCGCCAAGTTCGCCTCGGCGATCGTGCTCAGCGTCGTGGTTCTGAGCGCCACGGTCGTGCTTTCCCTGGCCGGCACCGCCCTCGGCGGCTCGCTGAGCGGCGACGGAGCGTCGTACGCCGGCATCGGGGGTTCCCTGGCCGGCGCCTACCTGACCACCGCGCTGAACGTCGTGATGGGTGCCGCCTTCGGTGCGGTGATCGCCCAGACCGCGGTCGCGATCCTGGTCTTCTTCGTCGCTCCGACCGCCTGGTCGCTGGCCGGGCCGGCGCTGTTCAAGAGCAACGCCGACTACCTGGACGTGTTCGGCGCCTTCGGCCGGATCTCCGAGCGCGAGCTGAACGGGATGGTGCCGCAGACGCTCACCGCACTCGCGATCTGGATCGTCCTGCCGACCATCGTCGGACTGTGGGCAAGCTCACGTCGTGAGGTGAAGTAG
- a CDS encoding helix-turn-helix transcriptional regulator — protein MNNVLEPLGVDDATFAVYHALLSRPDSTPEQIAALLNRSLSDVLDTMNQLRKLELLVPTWTDPGAEHAVHPRVGLSGLAERRRGELTQMLNELNQAESSADVIAEQYNELLTSRSSGDIEVLKGRANASRRIEELGLKAKNSFWGMVPAHIDDALHPVEGSPDAPLLERGLKMRTIYLQSMTVSKPGLDYAAMLHRLGGEVRATPTLPMRLLILDHEIAIMAMDPENPTAGAVIHRSPSVVALALALFDAYWSRASELFSPEDRDDNNPLTPHEAEVLRLLAGGAKDEQVARLLGISLRTARRITANLSERLDATSRFELGVAAAKRGWV, from the coding sequence GTGAACAACGTGCTGGAACCGCTGGGTGTGGATGACGCCACCTTCGCGGTCTACCATGCCCTGCTCAGCCGCCCGGACAGTACTCCGGAGCAGATCGCGGCGCTGCTGAACCGGTCCCTGAGCGACGTGCTGGACACGATGAACCAGCTGCGGAAGCTCGAACTGCTGGTCCCGACCTGGACCGACCCGGGCGCCGAGCACGCGGTCCACCCCCGGGTGGGCCTGTCCGGGCTGGCCGAGCGCCGCCGCGGTGAACTGACCCAGATGCTCAACGAGCTGAACCAGGCCGAGTCCTCGGCCGACGTGATCGCGGAGCAGTACAACGAGCTCCTCACCTCCCGCAGCAGCGGTGACATCGAGGTACTGAAGGGCCGCGCGAACGCGTCCCGGCGGATCGAGGAGCTCGGTCTGAAGGCGAAGAACTCCTTCTGGGGGATGGTGCCGGCCCACATCGACGACGCGCTGCACCCGGTCGAAGGGTCGCCGGACGCGCCGTTGCTCGAGCGCGGGCTGAAGATGCGCACCATCTACCTGCAGAGCATGACGGTCTCCAAGCCCGGTCTCGACTACGCGGCGATGCTGCACCGCCTCGGCGGCGAGGTCCGGGCGACCCCGACCCTGCCGATGCGGCTGCTCATCCTCGACCACGAGATCGCGATCATGGCGATGGACCCGGAGAACCCGACCGCCGGCGCGGTGATCCACCGCAGCCCCTCGGTGGTCGCACTCGCGCTCGCCCTCTTCGACGCCTACTGGTCCCGCGCCTCGGAGCTCTTCTCCCCCGAGGACCGCGACGACAACAACCCGCTCACCCCGCACGAGGCCGAGGTACTGCGCCTGCTGGCCGGCGGCGCCAAGGACGAGCAGGTGGCCCGGCTGCTCGGCATCTCGCTGCGCACCGCCCGGCGGATCACCGCCAACCTCTCCGAGAGGCTGGATGCCACCAGCCGGTTCGAACTCGGAGTGGCCGCCGCGAAACGCGGCTGGGTCTGA
- a CDS encoding response regulator, whose translation MTRLLIVDDEALVRAGLKMILESADDLEVVAEAEDGADAAAMVREHRPDVVLMDIRMPRLDGLAATRQVQALTDPPKVIVLTTFDLDDYVFRALQAGASGFLLKDTPPRELVQAVRVVAGGDAMLSPTVTRRLIGHFAADPRTDRQRSARERLTALTDREREVLASIARGLSNADIGRALFMSEATVKAHVSRVLVKLDATNRVQVAILAHDAGLLDL comes from the coding sequence ATGACGCGGCTGTTGATCGTGGACGACGAGGCGCTGGTCCGGGCCGGGCTGAAGATGATCCTGGAGTCGGCCGACGACCTCGAGGTGGTGGCGGAGGCCGAGGACGGCGCGGACGCTGCCGCGATGGTTCGCGAGCACCGGCCCGACGTGGTGCTGATGGACATCCGGATGCCGCGGCTGGACGGGCTGGCCGCGACCCGGCAGGTTCAGGCGCTGACCGATCCGCCGAAGGTCATCGTGCTGACGACGTTCGATCTGGACGACTACGTGTTCCGCGCGCTGCAGGCCGGCGCGAGCGGGTTCCTGCTCAAGGACACTCCGCCGCGGGAGCTGGTCCAGGCCGTGCGGGTGGTGGCCGGTGGCGACGCGATGCTGTCGCCCACGGTGACGCGGCGGCTGATCGGGCACTTCGCGGCGGATCCGCGGACCGACCGGCAGCGCAGCGCCCGGGAGCGGCTGACCGCGCTCACCGACCGGGAACGCGAAGTCCTGGCCTCGATCGCGCGCGGCCTGTCGAACGCCGACATCGGGCGGGCCCTGTTCATGAGCGAGGCGACCGTGAAGGCGCATGTCTCGCGGGTGCTGGTGAAGCTCGACGCGACCAACCGGGTCCAGGTCGCGATCCTCGCGCACGACGCGGGGCTGCTGGATCTCTGA
- the purF gene encoding amidophosphoribosyltransferase encodes MARGDGRLTHDLDPQDLGPQDACGVFGVWAPGEEVAKLSYFGLFALQHRGQESAGIAVSNGSQILVYKDMGLVSQAFDEATLASLKGYIAVGHCRYSTTGSSVWANAQPTFRSTATGSIALGHNGNLTNTGELAATLSGRDDLDLGLDLEVEHAKANAKHGASSDTDLLTSMLAGYPDLTIEQAAAKVLPKVKGAYSLVFMDETTLYAARDPQGIRPLVLGRLERGWVVASETAALDIVGASFIREVEPGEIVAIDEDGLRSTKFAEPEPKGCLFEFVYLARPDTQISGQRIHSTRVEVGRRLAREHPVEADLVIATPESGTPGAIGYAEESGIPYGSGLVKNAYVGRTFIQPSQTIRQLGIRLKLNPLREVIEGKRLVVVDDSIVRGNTQRAVIKMLRESGAKEIHVRISSPPVKWPCFYGIDFASRAELIANGLNTEEICRSIGADSLGYVSLDGLIDATTVPKDQLCRACFDGVYPVALPEPEQLGKHLLEIPVSTDVDGLATVSGGAGAADALSRP; translated from the coding sequence GTGGCTCGTGGCGATGGTCGGCTCACTCATGATCTTGACCCGCAGGATCTGGGCCCTCAGGACGCTTGTGGCGTCTTCGGGGTCTGGGCACCGGGGGAAGAGGTCGCCAAACTCTCCTATTTCGGACTCTTCGCTCTGCAGCACCGGGGGCAGGAGTCGGCTGGCATCGCGGTCAGCAACGGCAGTCAGATCCTGGTCTACAAGGACATGGGTCTGGTCAGCCAGGCCTTCGACGAGGCGACGCTCGCCTCGCTGAAGGGATACATAGCGGTCGGTCACTGCCGGTACTCGACCACCGGGTCGAGTGTCTGGGCCAACGCCCAGCCGACCTTCCGGTCCACCGCGACCGGTTCGATCGCGCTCGGGCACAACGGCAACCTCACCAACACCGGTGAGCTGGCCGCGACGCTGAGCGGGCGCGACGACCTCGATCTCGGGCTGGACCTGGAGGTCGAGCACGCGAAGGCGAACGCCAAACACGGCGCCTCCTCCGACACCGATCTGCTCACCTCGATGCTGGCCGGCTACCCGGACCTGACCATCGAGCAGGCGGCCGCCAAGGTGCTGCCGAAGGTCAAGGGCGCCTACAGCCTGGTCTTCATGGACGAAACCACCCTGTACGCCGCCCGCGACCCGCAGGGCATCCGTCCGCTGGTGCTCGGCCGGCTGGAGCGGGGCTGGGTGGTGGCCAGCGAGACCGCCGCCCTCGACATCGTCGGCGCCAGCTTCATCCGTGAGGTCGAGCCGGGCGAGATCGTCGCGATCGACGAGGACGGCCTGCGCTCCACCAAGTTCGCCGAGCCGGAGCCCAAGGGCTGCCTGTTCGAGTTCGTCTACCTGGCCCGCCCGGACACCCAGATCTCCGGTCAGCGGATCCACTCCACCCGCGTCGAGGTGGGCCGCCGGCTCGCCCGGGAGCACCCGGTCGAGGCCGACCTGGTGATCGCCACCCCGGAGTCCGGTACGCCGGGCGCCATCGGGTACGCCGAGGAGTCGGGCATCCCCTACGGTTCCGGGCTGGTCAAGAACGCCTATGTCGGCCGGACCTTCATCCAGCCCAGCCAGACCATCCGCCAGCTGGGCATCCGGCTGAAGCTGAACCCGCTGCGCGAGGTGATCGAGGGCAAGCGCCTGGTCGTCGTCGACGACTCGATCGTCCGCGGCAACACCCAGCGCGCGGTGATCAAGATGCTGCGCGAGTCGGGCGCGAAGGAGATCCACGTCCGGATCTCGTCGCCGCCGGTGAAGTGGCCGTGTTTCTACGGCATCGACTTCGCCAGCCGCGCCGAGCTGATCGCGAACGGCCTGAACACCGAGGAGATCTGCCGCTCGATCGGCGCGGACTCCCTCGGGTACGTCAGCCTGGACGGGCTGATCGACGCCACCACGGTGCCGAAGGACCAGCTCTGCCGGGCCTGCTTCGACGGGGTCTACCCGGTCGCGCTGCCCGAACCGGAGCAGCTGGGCAAGCACCTGCTCGAGATACCGGTCAGCACCGACGTCGACGGCCTCGCCACCGTGTCCGGTGGCGCCGGTGCCGCCGACGCCCTGTCGCGGCCGTAG
- a CDS encoding NAD(P) transhydrogenase subunit alpha — protein MKIAVVRETRPAERRVALVPEQVVKLVQLGYEVAVEPAAGERALYSDDAYREAGAEVAWGADHAATVVVSVQPLERERLQRLHAGTALMSFLPTNPPDVVRAATRAKLTAFAMEMIPRISRAQSMDALSSQALVAGYRAAIVAAERLPRFFPLNMTAAGTVPPAQVLVLGAGVAGLQAIATAKRLGAVVKAYDVRTAAAEEIASMGAQPIELELGTLDGPGGYAREMTEERAQLQRDLLTPYIAGADALITTAAVPGRTAPMLVSRSMVEQMKPGSVVVDLASESGGNVEGSVAGTELMIGNALVWGGANVPSQMAGPASRLYGQNIANLITLMTRDAEFNPDFSDEIVRGCCLTHDGTVLHEPTRELLEGPMA, from the coding sequence GTGAAGATCGCAGTAGTGCGAGAGACCAGACCGGCCGAGCGCCGGGTGGCCCTGGTGCCGGAACAAGTCGTCAAGCTCGTCCAGCTCGGCTACGAGGTCGCGGTCGAGCCCGCGGCCGGCGAGCGCGCGCTGTACTCCGACGACGCCTACCGCGAGGCGGGAGCCGAGGTGGCCTGGGGGGCCGACCATGCCGCGACGGTGGTGGTGTCGGTGCAGCCGCTCGAGCGCGAGCGGCTGCAGCGGCTGCACGCCGGTACGGCGTTGATGTCCTTCCTGCCGACCAACCCGCCGGACGTGGTCCGGGCCGCGACCCGGGCCAAGCTGACGGCGTTCGCGATGGAGATGATCCCGCGGATCTCCCGGGCGCAGTCGATGGACGCACTCTCCTCGCAGGCCCTGGTGGCCGGCTACCGGGCGGCCATCGTCGCCGCCGAGCGGCTGCCGCGGTTCTTCCCGCTGAACATGACCGCCGCCGGCACGGTGCCGCCGGCCCAGGTGCTGGTGCTGGGCGCCGGTGTCGCCGGACTGCAGGCGATCGCGACCGCGAAGCGCCTCGGCGCGGTGGTGAAGGCGTACGACGTCCGCACCGCCGCCGCCGAGGAGATCGCGTCGATGGGCGCCCAGCCGATCGAGCTGGAGCTCGGCACGCTGGACGGGCCGGGTGGCTACGCCCGCGAGATGACCGAGGAGCGCGCGCAGCTGCAGCGTGACCTGCTGACGCCGTACATCGCGGGCGCGGACGCGCTGATCACCACCGCCGCGGTGCCCGGCCGGACGGCGCCGATGCTGGTGTCGCGCTCGATGGTCGAGCAGATGAAGCCCGGCTCGGTCGTCGTCGACCTGGCCTCGGAGTCCGGCGGCAACGTCGAGGGCTCGGTGGCCGGGACCGAACTGATGATCGGCAACGCACTGGTCTGGGGCGGCGCGAACGTGCCCAGCCAGATGGCCGGCCCGGCCAGCCGGCTCTACGGGCAGAACATCGCGAACCTGATCACGCTGATGACCCGCGACGCCGAGTTCAACCCCGACTTCTCCGACGAGATCGTCCGCGGTTGCTGCCTCACCCATGACGGCACCGTGCTGCACGAGCCGACCCGCGAGTTGCTGGAAGGACCGATGGCATGA
- the purM gene encoding phosphoribosylformylglycinamidine cyclo-ligase — MSEGASYAAAGVDIEAGDRAVELMKEWVAKATRPEVVGGLGGFAGLFDASALTAYRRPLLATSTDGVGTKVAIAQKLDRHDTIGFDLVGMVVDDLVVCGAEPLFMTDYICTGKVVPETIAQIVKGIAEACVEAGTALVGGETAEHPGLLEAGEYDVAGAATGVVEADEVIGADRVRAGDVVVAMASSGLHSNGYSLVRHVFFDRAGWQLDREVPELGGTLGETLLIPTRVYAKHCLELIRELNAADEKPLHAMSHITGGGFAANLARVIPEDLAVRIDRSSWTPAPIFGLVGQLGGVPQLELEKTLNMGVGMVAVLDPAAADRAIATLAERDITAWVCGEVSTATDAKAGVELQGDYAN, encoded by the coding sequence GTGAGCGAGGGCGCGAGCTACGCGGCCGCCGGTGTCGACATCGAGGCCGGTGACCGGGCCGTCGAACTGATGAAGGAATGGGTGGCCAAGGCGACCCGTCCCGAGGTGGTCGGTGGGCTCGGCGGATTCGCCGGGCTGTTCGACGCGAGTGCGCTGACGGCGTACCGGCGGCCGTTGCTGGCCACCTCCACCGACGGGGTCGGCACCAAGGTCGCGATCGCGCAGAAGCTGGACCGGCACGACACGATCGGCTTCGACCTGGTCGGCATGGTTGTCGACGACCTGGTGGTCTGCGGTGCCGAGCCGTTGTTCATGACCGACTACATCTGCACCGGCAAGGTGGTGCCGGAGACGATCGCGCAGATCGTCAAGGGCATCGCGGAGGCCTGTGTCGAGGCCGGTACTGCGCTCGTCGGCGGCGAGACGGCCGAGCACCCGGGGCTGCTGGAGGCCGGCGAGTACGACGTGGCCGGCGCGGCCACCGGAGTCGTCGAAGCCGACGAGGTGATCGGCGCGGACCGGGTCCGCGCGGGTGACGTGGTGGTCGCGATGGCGTCCTCCGGGCTGCACTCCAACGGGTACAGCCTGGTCCGGCACGTGTTCTTCGACCGGGCCGGCTGGCAGCTCGACCGCGAGGTCCCCGAGCTCGGCGGCACGCTCGGCGAGACGCTGCTGATCCCGACCCGGGTCTACGCCAAGCACTGCCTCGAGCTGATCCGCGAGCTGAACGCTGCTGATGAGAAGCCGCTGCATGCCATGTCGCACATCACTGGTGGTGGATTCGCGGCCAACCTGGCCCGCGTCATCCCCGAGGACCTCGCGGTCCGGATCGACCGCTCCAGCTGGACCCCGGCCCCGATCTTCGGCCTGGTCGGTCAGCTGGGCGGCGTCCCCCAGCTCGAACTCGAGAAGACGCTGAACATGGGCGTCGGCATGGTCGCCGTCCTGGACCCCGCCGCCGCCGACCGCGCGATCGCGACACTCGCCGAGCGCGACATCACCGCCTGGGTGTGCGGCGAGGTCAGCACGGCAACCGACGCCAAGGCAGGCGTCGAGCTCCAGGGCGACTACGCCAACTGA
- a CDS encoding DUF3073 domain-containing protein — MGRGRAKAKQTKVARDLKYRTWDTDLDQLKKELSGGDEGGTSANGNNDADVGDDADDYHPRR, encoded by the coding sequence ATGGGGCGCGGCCGTGCAAAGGCCAAGCAGACGAAGGTCGCACGCGACCTGAAGTACCGCACCTGGGACACCGACTTGGACCAGCTCAAAAAAGAGCTGTCCGGCGGGGACGAGGGCGGTACCTCTGCGAACGGCAACAACGACGCTGACGTCGGCGATGACGCCGACGACTACCACCCCCGTCGGTAA
- a CDS encoding ABC transporter ATP-binding protein, whose protein sequence is MITVENLSKRYGSATAVNNVSFTVEPGSITGFLGPNGAGKSTTLRMLTGLTPPSAGHATIAGKKYSDLPNPGRVVGVMLDAAAQHPGRTGRETLQLNASLLGVPKSRADEMLDAVGLTPAAKRRVGQYSLGMRQRLGIAAALLGDPAALILDEPANGMDPEGIRWMRGLLQDFASRGGTVILSSHLLGEVQATVDRLVVIGGGKIVADGSLEELLAGSGTLVRGLDPIGLNQALTAAGLNLEPLHDGALRVDASAEQVGRAAAAAGQVLLELRESDGAGLEELFFQLTAAPTAVAA, encoded by the coding sequence ATGATCACCGTCGAGAACCTGAGCAAGCGCTACGGCAGCGCCACGGCCGTCAACAACGTCTCCTTCACCGTCGAGCCCGGCAGCATCACCGGCTTCCTCGGCCCGAACGGCGCCGGCAAGTCCACCACGCTGCGGATGCTGACGGGGCTGACCCCGCCGAGCGCGGGTCACGCCACGATCGCGGGCAAGAAGTACTCCGACCTGCCGAACCCGGGGCGCGTCGTCGGCGTCATGCTGGACGCCGCGGCGCAGCACCCGGGCCGCACCGGCCGCGAGACGCTGCAGCTCAACGCGTCGCTGCTCGGCGTACCGAAAAGCCGGGCGGACGAGATGCTGGACGCCGTCGGTCTCACGCCGGCCGCCAAGCGCCGGGTCGGTCAGTACTCGCTGGGCATGCGGCAGCGGCTCGGCATCGCGGCCGCGCTGCTCGGTGACCCGGCCGCGCTGATCCTGGACGAGCCGGCCAACGGGATGGACCCCGAGGGCATCCGCTGGATGCGTGGGCTGCTGCAGGACTTCGCTTCCCGCGGCGGCACGGTGATCCTGTCCAGCCACCTGCTCGGCGAGGTCCAGGCGACCGTCGACCGGCTGGTCGTCATCGGCGGCGGCAAGATCGTTGCCGACGGCTCCCTGGAGGAGCTGCTGGCCGGCAGCGGCACGCTCGTTCGTGGTCTCGACCCGATCGGCCTGAACCAGGCGCTGACCGCCGCCGGACTGAACCTCGAGCCGCTGCACGACGGCGCGCTCCGCGTCGACGCCTCCGCCGAGCAGGTCGGCCGTGCCGCCGCTGCCGCCGGCCAGGTCCTGCTCGAACTCCGCGAGAGCGACGGCGCCGGCCTGGAGGAGCTCTTCTTCCAGCTCACCGCCGCCCCCACCGCCGTCGCTGCCTGA